A single region of the Gephyromycinifex aptenodytis genome encodes:
- a CDS encoding alpha/beta fold hydrolase: MAGQGPRGVPRLPSSGSASGPGLGMGLGLVAAGLTAAAGVAADRLSRDRRTAVALDAAGIDPRYHDKPDAQCVVTAGDGVELHVEIDEPAGSDDPGKPTVVFSHGYCLSLTSWVFQRRALREAGYRVVLWDQRGHGRSGTGPRESYVIDQLGDDLFRVLEQVAPTGPLVLVGHSMGGMTMMSLALDHEEFVRERVVGAAFVATSPGNLSSVSYGVGQMAAKVIRRVTPAAAGRLARRQGLVDATVKQGRDIMDFLVDWGSFGSPVPLSIAQLTTDMIFGTRMEVISAFFPHFDTHDKRDALRTFDGVETLVISGTEDRLTPVEHSEEIVRLVPGAEQIVIKDGGHVIMLEHPTVLNEHLLELVERAQRTAENPKEQLPPRRRAKTTVRDVHARRVARQARDAARRQREAGRSRSA; encoded by the coding sequence ATGGCTGGACAGGGACCTCGCGGCGTTCCCCGCCTGCCGAGCAGCGGCTCGGCCAGCGGGCCTGGCCTCGGCATGGGGTTGGGGTTGGTCGCTGCCGGGCTCACCGCTGCCGCCGGTGTCGCCGCCGATCGCCTCAGCCGTGATCGGCGCACGGCCGTGGCCCTGGACGCCGCCGGAATCGATCCCCGCTACCACGACAAACCGGATGCGCAGTGTGTCGTCACCGCAGGCGACGGGGTGGAACTGCACGTTGAGATCGATGAACCGGCCGGCAGCGACGATCCGGGAAAACCGACCGTCGTTTTCTCGCACGGGTACTGCTTGAGCTTGACCTCATGGGTTTTCCAACGTCGCGCGTTGCGCGAGGCGGGATATCGAGTCGTGCTGTGGGACCAGCGTGGCCATGGCCGTTCCGGTACCGGCCCGCGAGAGTCCTATGTCATCGACCAGTTGGGTGATGACCTCTTTCGGGTCTTGGAACAGGTCGCACCCACGGGCCCGCTAGTGCTCGTCGGTCACTCCATGGGCGGGATGACGATGATGTCGCTCGCGCTGGATCACGAGGAGTTCGTCCGGGAGCGGGTCGTCGGCGCCGCATTCGTGGCCACCAGTCCCGGCAACCTCTCCAGCGTCTCCTACGGGGTCGGGCAGATGGCAGCCAAGGTCATCCGGCGGGTGACCCCGGCAGCGGCGGGTCGTCTCGCTCGGCGTCAGGGGCTGGTTGATGCCACGGTCAAGCAGGGCCGCGACATCATGGACTTCCTCGTTGACTGGGGCTCCTTCGGTTCGCCGGTGCCGCTGTCTATCGCCCAGCTCACTACCGACATGATCTTCGGCACCCGGATGGAGGTCATTTCAGCCTTCTTCCCGCACTTCGACACCCATGACAAACGGGACGCCCTGCGGACCTTCGACGGCGTCGAGACCCTGGTCATCAGCGGGACGGAAGACCGGCTCACTCCCGTCGAGCACAGCGAGGAGATCGTGCGGCTGGTGCCCGGCGCCGAGCAGATCGTCATCAAGGACGGCGGCCACGTCATCATGCTGGAGCACCCGACAGTGCTCAACGAGCACCTGCTGGAACTGGTGGAACGGGCACAGCGAACTGCCGAGAACCCCAAGGAACAGCTCCCGCCGCGCCGCCGCGCCAAGACCACGGTGCGGGATGTGCACGCTCGGCGGGTCGCTCGCCAGGCCCGGGATGCAGCTCGTCGTCAGCGGGAAGCGGGTCGATCGCGCAGTGCCTGA
- a CDS encoding bifunctional ADP-dependent NAD(P)H-hydrate dehydratase/NAD(P)H-hydrate epimerase, whose protein sequence is MTIRAWSVEVVRAAEAAAMKKLPEGELMQRAARGLAEVVMARLQDVPDARVVGLVGSGGNGGDTLYALARLQRKEVAAGVVAVLTSADGAHEAALAQARERGVQVIDAQSEYEQAVAALGEADLVIDGIAGIGGTPGFSAKSAQLLSGLLDSIAEDAYMLAADLPTGADPAGERAHSEGIWADETVAFGVCKPVHLLATAPRCGLLSVIDIGLEMVSTPSVERLGHDDVAALWPLPGPDDDKYTRGVVGIVAGGQSYPGAAVLAVTAAVEAGAGMVRYVGPSHPTSLVQAAVPEAVHGPGRVQAWVVGPGLDPDPSQADEADLAQVAAARAALDSGEPCVVDAGGLALLEGPRAGAGARTLLTPHAGELARLLSRLDGVQLSAADISAEPIRHARRAAQLLHATVLLKGATTYVVPPSENLPVRAQADAPAWLATAGAGDVLAGLAGALLAAGLDPLDAGALASLVHGLSAHQSNPGGPVRALGVAHAIPRTVAQLVQRGLS, encoded by the coding sequence ATGACGATCCGTGCGTGGTCGGTTGAGGTGGTTCGCGCCGCAGAGGCAGCGGCGATGAAGAAGCTGCCTGAGGGTGAGCTCATGCAGCGCGCCGCCCGTGGGCTCGCCGAAGTCGTGATGGCGCGGCTGCAGGATGTGCCGGACGCCCGAGTGGTGGGCCTGGTCGGGTCCGGCGGTAACGGGGGCGACACCCTGTATGCCCTGGCTCGGTTGCAGCGCAAAGAGGTCGCTGCCGGGGTGGTCGCCGTTCTGACTTCCGCCGACGGTGCCCACGAGGCCGCCCTGGCGCAGGCCCGCGAGCGCGGCGTGCAGGTCATCGACGCGCAGAGTGAGTACGAGCAGGCCGTGGCGGCCCTGGGCGAGGCCGATCTGGTGATCGACGGGATCGCGGGTATCGGTGGCACGCCAGGGTTTTCGGCTAAGTCGGCGCAGCTGCTGTCGGGGTTGCTGGATTCGATTGCCGAAGACGCCTACATGCTGGCGGCCGATCTGCCTACCGGCGCAGACCCGGCAGGGGAGAGGGCGCACAGCGAGGGGATCTGGGCCGACGAGACCGTGGCCTTCGGGGTGTGCAAGCCCGTGCACCTGTTGGCGACCGCCCCGCGTTGCGGGTTGTTGAGCGTTATCGACATCGGCCTCGAGATGGTCTCGACCCCGAGCGTGGAACGCCTGGGACATGACGACGTCGCCGCGTTGTGGCCTCTGCCCGGTCCGGACGACGACAAGTACACCCGCGGGGTGGTCGGCATCGTCGCGGGCGGACAGTCCTACCCCGGGGCGGCAGTGCTTGCGGTGACGGCTGCGGTCGAAGCCGGCGCTGGGATGGTGCGCTACGTCGGCCCGAGCCACCCCACCTCGCTGGTGCAGGCCGCGGTTCCCGAAGCTGTGCATGGGCCGGGGCGAGTGCAGGCCTGGGTAGTCGGTCCGGGGCTCGATCCGGACCCGAGCCAGGCCGACGAGGCCGATCTGGCCCAGGTCGCCGCGGCGCGCGCAGCGTTGGACTCGGGCGAGCCGTGCGTGGTCGACGCCGGCGGGTTGGCTCTGCTGGAGGGCCCGCGGGCGGGGGCCGGGGCCCGAACCCTGCTCACCCCGCACGCGGGTGAACTGGCCCGGCTGCTCAGCCGCCTGGACGGGGTGCAGCTGAGCGCCGCCGACATCAGCGCTGAGCCGATTCGACACGCCCGCAGGGCCGCCCAGTTGCTACATGCCACCGTGCTGCTCAAGGGGGCGACCACCTACGTGGTGCCACCCAGTGAGAACCTGCCGGTGCGCGCCCAAGCAGATGCGCCCGCGTGGCTGGCCACAGCCGGGGCCGGTGACGTATTAGCAGGTCTGGCCGGGGCGCTACTCGCAGCCGGGCTGGATCCGTTGGACGCAGGTGCCCTGGCGAGCCTGGTGCACGGTCTCAGTGCGCACCAGAGCAATCCTGGAGGCCCTGTCCGCGCGCTGGGCGTGGCCCACGCCATACCCAGAACCGTGGCCCAGCTGGTGCAACGCGGCCTCTCGTAG
- a CDS encoding holo-ACP synthase: MIVGIGIDVVGVERFEEVLSRTPGVRERLFTPSEREMPLLSLAGRFAAKEALAKSLGSPPGMSWQDACISRGAHGAPSLAVSGTVQARADELGVAGFHLSISHDAGVAVAVVVAHAGT, from the coding sequence GTGATCGTCGGTATCGGCATCGACGTCGTGGGCGTCGAACGCTTCGAAGAGGTCCTCTCCCGCACGCCTGGCGTGCGGGAGCGGCTCTTCACCCCCAGCGAGCGTGAGATGCCGCTGCTGTCCCTTGCCGGGCGGTTCGCGGCCAAAGAAGCGCTGGCCAAGAGTCTCGGCTCCCCGCCGGGAATGAGTTGGCAGGACGCCTGCATCAGCAGAGGTGCCCACGGCGCGCCATCGCTGGCGGTCAGCGGAACCGTGCAGGCCCGCGCCGACGAGTTGGGCGTGGCCGGGTTTCACCTGTCCATTTCGCACGATGCGGGAGTAGCGGTCGCTGTGGTCGTTGCGCACGCCGGAACGTGA
- the glmS gene encoding glutamine--fructose-6-phosphate transaminase (isomerizing), giving the protein MCGIVGYVGPNIDDKALTVVMEGLARLEYRGYDSAGVALINGPTVDVRKRAGKLANLQRAIQDVPMPAANTGIGHTRWATHGGPTDENAHPHYGGSDGKLAVIHNGIIENFHGLRTKLIAEGVQFRSETDTEVVAHLLARAYQEVGDLTKAMRTVVAHLDGAFTLLAVHADEPGVVVAARRNSPLVVGLGEGENFLGSDVAAFIGYTREALELDNDQIVTITADEAVVTGFDGTPAQGKSFHVDWDAEAAEKGGHASFMEKEILEQPLAVEATLLGRTDADGALVLDELRIPVEHLRSVNKIVVVACGTAFYSGMTAKYAIEHWTRIPTEVEMAHEFRYRDPVVDKRTLVVSISQSGETMDTLMAVKHARELGAQTISICNTHGATIPRESDAVLYTHAGPEIAVASTKAFTAQITACYVLGLYLAQLRGGSYADEAQQVMRELHAIPEKISQLLGQMDRVREIARFMADTRSVLFLGRHVGFPIALEGALKLKEIAYIHAEGFAAGELKHGPIALIEPGQPVFIVVPGPDTPHGLHGKVVSNIQEIRARGARTLVIAEEGDHDVEPFADEVIRVPQAPPLLEPLLTIIPLQVFACELATAKGLDVDQPRNLAKSVTVE; this is encoded by the coding sequence ATGTGTGGAATCGTGGGTTATGTCGGCCCGAACATCGATGACAAGGCCTTGACCGTCGTGATGGAGGGCCTGGCCCGCCTCGAATACCGCGGATACGATTCCGCGGGCGTCGCGCTCATCAACGGGCCGACGGTGGACGTGCGTAAGCGCGCCGGCAAACTGGCCAACCTTCAGCGCGCCATCCAAGACGTCCCGATGCCGGCAGCCAACACGGGAATCGGCCACACCCGTTGGGCCACCCACGGTGGACCCACCGATGAGAACGCCCACCCGCACTACGGCGGCAGCGACGGGAAGCTGGCCGTCATCCACAACGGCATCATCGAGAACTTCCACGGACTGCGCACCAAGCTCATCGCCGAGGGCGTGCAGTTCCGCAGCGAAACCGACACCGAGGTCGTCGCCCACCTACTGGCCCGCGCCTACCAGGAGGTCGGTGACCTCACCAAGGCGATGCGTACCGTCGTGGCGCACCTGGACGGGGCTTTCACGCTGCTTGCCGTGCATGCCGACGAGCCTGGCGTGGTCGTTGCCGCCCGGCGTAACTCGCCGCTGGTGGTGGGGCTGGGAGAGGGCGAGAACTTCCTCGGCTCCGACGTGGCCGCCTTCATCGGCTACACCCGCGAGGCGCTGGAACTGGACAACGACCAGATCGTCACCATCACCGCGGACGAAGCCGTCGTCACCGGTTTTGACGGCACCCCGGCGCAAGGCAAGAGTTTCCACGTAGATTGGGATGCCGAAGCCGCCGAGAAGGGCGGACACGCCTCCTTCATGGAGAAGGAGATCCTTGAGCAGCCGCTCGCGGTTGAGGCCACGCTGTTGGGCCGCACCGACGCAGACGGCGCCCTGGTGCTGGACGAACTGCGCATCCCGGTGGAGCACCTGCGCTCGGTCAACAAGATCGTGGTAGTGGCCTGCGGCACCGCGTTCTACTCCGGCATGACCGCCAAATACGCCATCGAACACTGGACACGCATCCCCACCGAGGTGGAGATGGCACACGAGTTCCGCTACCGCGACCCGGTCGTGGACAAGCGGACGCTGGTGGTCTCGATCAGTCAGTCCGGGGAGACGATGGACACCCTGATGGCGGTCAAGCACGCCCGCGAGCTCGGCGCGCAGACCATCTCGATCTGCAACACCCACGGGGCCACGATCCCGCGTGAGTCCGACGCCGTCCTCTACACCCACGCCGGCCCGGAGATCGCGGTCGCCTCGACCAAAGCCTTCACCGCCCAGATCACCGCCTGTTATGTGCTCGGGCTGTACTTGGCCCAGCTACGCGGCGGCTCCTACGCCGACGAAGCGCAGCAGGTCATGCGGGAACTGCACGCGATCCCGGAAAAGATCAGTCAGCTTCTCGGTCAGATGGATCGGGTCCGCGAAATCGCCCGTTTCATGGCCGACACCCGCTCGGTGCTCTTCCTGGGCCGCCACGTGGGCTTCCCCATCGCTCTGGAAGGTGCGTTGAAGCTCAAGGAGATCGCCTACATCCACGCCGAAGGCTTCGCCGCCGGTGAGCTCAAACACGGTCCCATCGCGCTCATCGAGCCCGGGCAGCCGGTCTTCATCGTGGTGCCCGGCCCGGACACCCCGCACGGTCTGCACGGCAAGGTCGTCTCCAATATCCAAGAGATCCGCGCTCGCGGCGCTCGCACCCTGGTGATCGCCGAAGAGGGCGATCACGATGTCGAGCCCTTCGCCGACGAGGTGATCCGGGTTCCGCAGGCGCCGCCGCTGCTGGAGCCGCTGTTGACGATCATCCCGCTGCAGGTCTTCGCCTGTGAACTGGCGACGGCCAAGGGTTTGGACGTCGACCAGCCCCGTAACCTCGCCAAGTCGGTCACCGTCGAGTGA
- the coaA gene encoding type I pantothenate kinase yields MSIDQRVVPSPYVEFDRAAWARLRLTHPLSLTHDDLERLRGVGERLDLHEVEQVYLPLSRLLSFYVEGSDHLRLITSGFLGERPERTPFVIGIAGSVAVGKSTTARILRELMARWPQTPHVELVTTDGFLYPNAVLERQGILHRKGFPESYDQRALLRFVAAVKAGVGEVTAPVYSHLTYDIVPDERIVVRQPDVLIVEGLNVLQPPRVRADGRSGLAVSDFFDFSVYVDARLEHIREWYVERFLRLRKTAFTDPDSYFHRYAQLSDDDARATAERIWRTINEPNLRANVATTRGRATLVLTKGADHAVRLVRLRKL; encoded by the coding sequence GTGTCAATTGACCAGCGCGTCGTGCCCTCGCCGTACGTGGAGTTCGATCGAGCTGCGTGGGCGCGGCTGCGTTTGACCCACCCGTTGAGCTTGACCCATGACGATCTGGAGCGGCTGCGGGGTGTCGGCGAGCGGCTTGACCTGCACGAGGTGGAACAGGTTTACCTGCCGCTGTCGCGGCTGCTCAGCTTCTACGTCGAGGGTTCGGACCACCTGCGTCTGATCACCTCGGGTTTCCTCGGGGAGCGTCCCGAGCGAACCCCGTTCGTCATCGGCATCGCCGGGTCGGTTGCGGTCGGGAAGTCGACCACAGCCCGCATCCTGCGCGAACTGATGGCCCGCTGGCCGCAGACCCCGCATGTCGAACTCGTCACCACCGACGGCTTTCTCTACCCCAACGCCGTGCTGGAGCGCCAGGGAATCCTGCACCGCAAGGGCTTCCCCGAGTCTTACGATCAACGTGCCCTGCTGCGCTTCGTCGCCGCCGTCAAAGCGGGTGTCGGTGAGGTGACAGCGCCGGTCTACAGCCACCTGACCTACGACATCGTCCCCGATGAGCGGATCGTCGTGCGTCAGCCCGATGTTCTCATCGTCGAAGGCCTCAACGTCTTGCAGCCGCCCCGGGTTCGCGCCGATGGGCGAAGTGGGCTGGCGGTCAGCGACTTCTTCGATTTCTCGGTGTATGTCGACGCGCGCCTGGAGCACATCCGAGAGTGGTACGTCGAGCGTTTCCTGCGGCTAAGGAAAACGGCCTTCACCGACCCGGACTCCTACTTCCACCGCTACGCCCAACTCTCGGACGACGATGCGCGGGCCACGGCGGAACGGATCTGGCGGACCATCAACGAGCCCAACTTGCGAGCCAACGTCGCCACCACGCGCGGCCGAGCCACCTTGGTGCTCACCAAGGGCGCGGATCACGCGGTGCGGTTGGTCCGGCTTCGCAAGCTGTAG
- a CDS encoding aggregation-promoting factor C-terminal-like domain-containing protein yields MRLRLRPALGRRRSGRSAPTAGLCCAGLSAGRQPCRSQRGPRIRSRCSGFECPSATGRPAAGPASCTGRPAGQGRCAQRDAHRSAARYASSPRGIARGLVSEHGWSSEQFRCLDKLWTKESNWQVSADNPTSSAYGIPQALPGPRMASHGKDWRTNPETQIRWGLDYIQKRYGNPCKAWSHSRATNWY; encoded by the coding sequence GTGCGCCTTCGCCTCCGTCCTGCCCTCGGGCGCCGCCGCAGCGGCCGAAGCGCCCCGACCGCAGGCCTCTGTTGCGCAGGGCTTAGCGCCGGCCGCCAGCCGTGCCGTTCGCAGCGGGGTCCCCGGATTCGCTCCCGCTGCAGTGGTTTTGAATGCCCGTCAGCAACTGGCCGCCCGGCTGCGGGTCCAGCGTCATGCACTGGCCGCCCGGCAGGCCAAGGTCGCTGCGCGCAGCGCGACGCGCACCGATCGGCTGCTCGTTACGCGAGCTCACCTCGCGGAATCGCCCGCGGCCTGGTCAGTGAGCACGGATGGTCCTCTGAACAGTTTCGGTGCCTGGACAAACTGTGGACCAAAGAAAGCAATTGGCAGGTGAGCGCCGATAACCCCACCTCTAGTGCATACGGGATTCCGCAAGCGCTGCCGGGGCCGCGAATGGCCTCGCACGGCAAGGATTGGCGCACCAACCCGGAAACGCAGATTCGGTGGGGCTTGGATTACATCCAGAAGCGCTACGGCAACCCGTGCAAGGCGTGGTCGCATTCCCGCGCCACCAATTGGTACTGA
- a CDS encoding PhoH family protein, giving the protein MTEHIEPVSPRNRKTYVIDTSVLLSDPRALLRFAEHDVVLPVVVITELEGKRHHPELGYFARSALRLLDELRVSAGRLDVPVPVGDQGGSLHVELNHVEQTTLPPGFRLGDNDSRILAVAKNLADEGSEVTVVSKDLPMRIKASAMGLDAQEYRAELAVDSGWTGMSQLEISTEEMDCLYEQGRIVHDSAGQMPCHTGLVLQSPRGGGLGRVSSDGTIRLVRGDRDAFGLHGRSAEQRIALDLLLDPDIGIISLGGRAGTGKSALAMCAGLEAVLERRQHRRVIIFRPLYAVGGQDLGYLPGTEAEKMGPWGQAVFDTLGAVVSTEVVEEIVDRGILEVQPLTHIRGRSLHDAFVIVDEAQSLERNVLLTVLSRIGQNSRVILTHDVAQRDNLRVGRHDGVAAVIEVLKGNPLFAHVTLTRSERSPIAALVTDLLEGDHV; this is encoded by the coding sequence GTGACTGAACACATCGAGCCCGTGAGTCCCAGGAATCGAAAGACCTACGTCATCGATACCTCGGTGCTGCTGTCAGACCCGCGGGCACTCCTTCGATTCGCTGAGCATGACGTGGTGTTGCCCGTCGTTGTCATTACCGAACTCGAAGGCAAACGGCACCACCCCGAACTGGGGTACTTCGCCCGATCCGCCCTGCGGCTGCTCGACGAACTGCGGGTATCCGCCGGGCGCCTCGACGTGCCGGTGCCCGTCGGCGACCAGGGCGGCAGCCTGCACGTCGAGCTCAATCACGTCGAACAGACGACGCTGCCACCAGGCTTTCGGTTGGGTGACAACGACAGCCGCATCCTGGCCGTTGCCAAGAACCTGGCCGATGAGGGCAGCGAGGTGACCGTGGTGAGCAAGGACCTGCCCATGCGCATCAAGGCCTCCGCGATGGGCCTGGACGCCCAGGAGTATCGGGCCGAACTCGCGGTGGACAGCGGTTGGACCGGGATGTCACAGCTGGAGATCAGCACCGAGGAGATGGATTGCCTCTACGAGCAGGGGCGGATCGTGCACGACAGCGCCGGCCAGATGCCTTGCCACACCGGGCTGGTGCTTCAATCACCCCGGGGTGGGGGACTCGGACGGGTCAGTTCCGACGGCACGATCCGTCTGGTCCGGGGCGACCGTGATGCCTTCGGTCTGCACGGCCGTAGTGCCGAGCAGCGCATCGCCTTGGATCTGTTGCTCGACCCCGACATCGGCATCATCAGCTTGGGTGGCCGGGCCGGAACCGGCAAGAGTGCGCTGGCTATGTGCGCAGGCCTGGAGGCCGTCTTGGAGCGCCGTCAGCACCGGCGCGTCATCATCTTCCGTCCGCTGTATGCCGTGGGTGGGCAGGACCTCGGCTATCTGCCGGGCACCGAGGCCGAGAAGATGGGCCCGTGGGGCCAGGCCGTCTTCGACACCCTGGGCGCGGTGGTCAGCACCGAGGTGGTTGAAGAGATCGTGGACCGCGGCATCCTCGAGGTGCAGCCGCTCACCCATATCCGCGGGCGGTCATTGCATGATGCGTTCGTCATCGTCGACGAGGCTCAGTCCCTGGAACGGAACGTTCTTTTGACGGTCCTTTCCCGGATCGGGCAGAACTCCAGGGTCATACTCACCCACGACGTGGCCCAACGCGACAATCTGCGCGTCGGACGCCACGACGGGGTGGCTGCGGTGATCGAGGTCCTGAAGGGAAATCCGCTGTTCGCGCACGTGACCCTGACCCGTAGCGAACGCAGCCCGATCGCGGCCCTGGTGACCGATCTCCTGGAAGGTGATCACGTCTGA
- the mptB gene encoding polyprenol phosphomannose-dependent alpha 1,6 mannosyltransferase MptB, with the protein MSATTASATPRSDAPQASPAGSLRARTSQLWRSSRAQLAQAWAWPLVPQGFIAMLLIAAGSISPAFLPADAPLLAALPWFNSALARLLSTAVVLVGLVTLFEAWLRLRPRAGRRTAPTATWAIWSAPLLFAPPIFSRDAYSYAAQGLVVSRGMDPYQTGPIAVPGPFADQVDPLWLFTPAPYGPLALQLQRIVVELSGGHALVAAIAMRVPALVAMGVIAWALPRLATRMGVSRDHAVWLGVISPLTLLHLVGGAHNDAVMIALVVAGLLLASDGRWVVASVAVAAGAGFKQTAVLALVGVAGLAYRHAAGGPGEGPLRSAVDQRAYLRIASKVGLLAFLAFTALTVVTGLGWGWIANLSVPGSVLSFLSPVTMAGAALSWALGALGVPQEWAAMALPAVQGCGAVAAVLALGWITWVLGPRRPVAASAAAFMAFTLGGPTVYPWYVLWGAVLLGATLTDRRIVQCLVWATGWMLAYAALDVAVVNGLWILALAGIGWGVLRIGRARLDRVDEPLMGGSANDRQWSPAANTGNAPTGSDSRN; encoded by the coding sequence GTGAGCGCCACCACCGCCTCAGCCACACCCCGTTCAGACGCGCCGCAAGCCTCACCCGCCGGATCGCTGCGGGCGCGAACTTCTCAGTTGTGGCGCTCCAGCCGGGCCCAACTCGCGCAGGCGTGGGCATGGCCGCTGGTCCCGCAGGGGTTCATCGCCATGCTGCTCATCGCAGCCGGTTCGATTTCGCCGGCATTCCTTCCCGCAGACGCGCCGCTGCTGGCAGCGCTGCCCTGGTTCAACAGTGCGTTGGCCCGGCTTCTTTCCACCGCAGTGGTCCTCGTTGGTCTGGTAACACTCTTCGAGGCCTGGCTGCGACTGCGCCCGCGGGCGGGTCGCCGCACCGCGCCCACTGCGACCTGGGCCATCTGGAGCGCGCCACTGTTGTTCGCCCCTCCGATCTTCAGCCGGGATGCCTACAGCTACGCCGCCCAGGGCCTGGTGGTCAGCCGCGGGATGGATCCCTATCAAACCGGTCCGATCGCGGTGCCTGGCCCGTTCGCCGATCAGGTCGATCCGTTGTGGCTGTTCACCCCGGCCCCGTACGGACCACTGGCTTTGCAGCTGCAGCGGATCGTCGTAGAACTCAGCGGCGGGCATGCCCTGGTCGCGGCCATCGCGATGCGTGTGCCCGCGCTGGTGGCCATGGGCGTCATCGCGTGGGCGCTACCCCGGCTGGCGACGCGGATGGGAGTCAGCCGCGATCACGCGGTGTGGCTCGGCGTGATCAGCCCCCTGACGCTGTTGCACCTGGTCGGGGGCGCGCATAACGACGCCGTGATGATCGCCTTGGTGGTCGCCGGGTTGTTGCTGGCCTCGGACGGGCGCTGGGTCGTCGCCAGCGTCGCTGTCGCCGCCGGTGCAGGCTTCAAGCAGACCGCCGTCCTGGCGCTGGTCGGGGTTGCCGGGTTGGCCTATCGCCACGCGGCCGGAGGACCCGGCGAAGGCCCGCTGCGAAGCGCCGTGGATCAGCGCGCCTACCTACGCATCGCCAGCAAGGTCGGACTGCTCGCCTTTCTAGCCTTCACCGCGCTCACTGTCGTGACCGGGCTGGGCTGGGGGTGGATCGCCAACCTGTCCGTCCCGGGCTCAGTACTGTCGTTCTTGTCCCCGGTGACGATGGCCGGTGCGGCGCTCTCCTGGGCGTTGGGGGCGCTCGGGGTCCCCCAGGAATGGGCGGCCATGGCGCTACCTGCCGTGCAGGGGTGCGGCGCAGTCGCGGCGGTGCTCGCCCTCGGCTGGATCACCTGGGTGTTGGGTCCCCGTCGTCCGGTGGCAGCCTCAGCTGCGGCGTTCATGGCCTTCACCCTCGGCGGCCCCACCGTTTACCCCTGGTACGTGCTGTGGGGGGCGGTGCTGCTCGGTGCGACATTGACCGATCGGCGCATCGTGCAGTGTCTGGTGTGGGCGACCGGCTGGATGTTGGCTTACGCCGCGTTGGACGTTGCCGTGGTCAACGGTCTGTGGATCCTGGCGCTGGCCGGCATCGGCTGGGGTGTGCTCCGCATCGGGCGGGCACGTCTGGACCGCGTCGACGAACCGCTGATGGGCGGATCTGCCAACGACCGGCAATGGTCGCCGGCAGCCAACACCGGCAACGCCCCGACCGGGTCCGACAGCCGAAACTGA
- a CDS encoding isoprenyl transferase, whose product MDVSDLLYGAYERKLTAQLPPERLPRHVGVMLDGNRRWAREKGAGTTDGHRAGADNIIPFLTWSEEVGIEVVTLWLLSTDNLNRDPAELAPLLAIIQDVVEQIAAEGRWRVHPVGALDLLPEATANRLSQAAAATKDIAGMVVNVAVGYGGRQEIADAVRALLLEGEAQGRTLREVADSIDVESITAHLYTRGQPDPDLVIRTSGEQRIGGFLLWQSTHSEFYFCEAYWPDFRRVDFLRALRAYAERERRFGS is encoded by the coding sequence ATGGACGTGAGTGACCTCCTCTATGGGGCATATGAACGAAAGCTCACCGCGCAGCTGCCCCCTGAGCGACTTCCGCGGCATGTCGGAGTCATGCTCGACGGCAACCGGCGCTGGGCCCGGGAGAAGGGCGCCGGCACCACCGACGGCCATCGCGCCGGTGCTGACAACATCATCCCGTTCCTCACCTGGAGCGAAGAGGTGGGTATCGAGGTGGTCACGCTGTGGCTGCTGTCCACTGACAACCTCAACCGAGACCCGGCCGAGTTGGCCCCCCTGCTGGCCATCATCCAGGACGTCGTCGAGCAGATCGCGGCCGAGGGCCGGTGGCGGGTTCACCCGGTGGGAGCCCTGGATCTGCTGCCTGAGGCGACCGCGAACCGGCTGAGCCAGGCTGCCGCCGCAACCAAAGACATCGCGGGAATGGTCGTCAACGTCGCCGTCGGTTACGGCGGGCGACAAGAGATCGCCGATGCAGTCCGCGCGCTGCTACTGGAAGGTGAGGCCCAGGGGCGCACCTTGCGTGAAGTGGCCGATTCGATCGATGTGGAGTCGATCACCGCTCACCTGTACACCCGTGGTCAGCCCGATCCTGACCTTGTCATCCGCACTTCGGGGGAACAGCGGATCGGCGGGTTCCTGCTGTGGCAGAGCACGCACAGCGAGTTCTACTTCTGCGAGGCCTACTGGCCGGACTTTCGCCGGGTGGACTTTCTGCGGGCCCTTCGTGCTTATGCCGAGCGGGAACGACGTTTCGGCTCCTGA